The following proteins are encoded in a genomic region of marine bacterium B5-7:
- the gcvPB gene encoding putative glycine dehydrogenase (decarboxylating) subunit 2 — protein sequence MTNIFEKSQATRVARSQLLKTNTDCPDIPADLRRNAKIGLPAMSELDVVRHYTQLSRLNFSIDTHFYPLGSCTMKYNPRGAHKNALLPGFAMRHPLAPLAHSQGIMACLYELQEDLLAITGMKGISLTPMAGAQGELAGVRMIKAYHQARDDHARTEMLVPDAAHGTNPASAVFGGFTVKEIPTKADGDLDLDALKAALGPQTAGIMLTNPSTLGVFERDIKTIADMLHAAGGLLYYDGANLNAILGKTRPGDMGFDVMHMNLHKTFATPHGGGGPGAGPIAVSERLEPFVPTPIVAKNTQGYYWQNETDFPQSMGRLSAFMGNVGILLRAHIYIRMLGKDGLIRVAEFATLNANYLMKRLEDLGYDLAFPERRATHEFIVTLKNQTKETGITAMDLAKRLLDYQFHAPTTYFPTLVPECLLIEPTETESKQTLDQFIDAMASILKEMHDEPDTIKQAPHTMPVTRLDDVKAARELDLVAA from the coding sequence ATGACAAACATTTTCGAAAAATCACAAGCAACCCGTGTTGCCCGCAGCCAACTTCTTAAAACGAACACAGACTGCCCTGATATACCAGCTGATCTGCGCCGAAATGCTAAGATCGGTTTACCTGCGATGTCTGAGCTAGACGTCGTGCGTCATTACACGCAATTATCTCGCTTGAATTTTTCCATCGATACCCATTTTTATCCCTTGGGATCATGCACGATGAAATACAATCCACGTGGTGCCCATAAAAATGCATTGCTACCTGGGTTTGCGATGCGCCACCCCTTGGCACCGCTTGCACACAGCCAAGGTATTATGGCGTGCTTGTATGAGCTGCAAGAAGATTTACTCGCGATTACTGGCATGAAAGGCATTTCTTTAACGCCCATGGCCGGTGCGCAAGGTGAGCTTGCGGGTGTTCGCATGATTAAGGCCTATCATCAAGCACGTGATGATCATGCCCGCACAGAAATGTTAGTGCCGGACGCGGCGCATGGCACCAACCCTGCTAGTGCAGTGTTTGGTGGCTTTACCGTGAAAGAAATTCCGACCAAAGCCGATGGTGATTTAGATCTCGATGCATTAAAAGCAGCACTCGGCCCACAAACCGCAGGGATCATGTTAACGAACCCATCGACTTTAGGTGTGTTTGAACGCGACATCAAAACCATTGCAGACATGCTACATGCGGCAGGCGGTTTATTATATTACGATGGTGCAAACTTGAATGCGATTCTCGGAAAAACACGTCCTGGCGACATGGGCTTTGATGTGATGCACATGAACCTACACAAAACCTTTGCTACGCCACACGGTGGCGGTGGTCCTGGCGCTGGCCCCATCGCCGTCAGCGAGCGTTTAGAACCTTTTGTACCAACACCTATCGTCGCTAAGAATACACAGGGTTACTACTGGCAGAATGAAACCGATTTTCCGCAAAGCATGGGGCGTTTATCTGCCTTTATGGGTAACGTCGGTATTTTGCTGCGTGCGCATATTTACATTCGTATGCTAGGGAAGGATGGTTTGATCCGCGTGGCTGAATTCGCGACGTTAAATGCCAATTACTTAATGAAACGTTTAGAAGACTTAGGTTACGATTTAGCCTTCCCGGAACGACGTGCAACACATGAGTTTATCGTGACGCTAAAGAATCAAACGAAAGAAACGGGGATTACGGCCATGGATTTAGCGAAACGTTTGTTGGATTATCAATTCCATGCGCCAACGACTTATTTTCCGACTTTAGTCCCAGAATGTTTGCTGATCGAACCCACAGAAACAGAAAGCAAACAAACCTTGGATCAATTCATCGATGCCATGGCGAGTATTTTAAAAGAAATGCATGATGAGCCTGACACCATCAAACAAGCGCCTCACACCATGCCTGTCACACGCCTGGATGATGTGAAAGCCGCGCGTGAGTTGGATTTGGTAGCGGCTTAA
- the gcvPA gene encoding putative glycine dehydrogenase (decarboxylating) subunit 1: protein MPFIPHTEDDVNTMLSAIGVDSIEQLFEEIPAALRCDDLKEIPDGLSEMAISQQMFQRARQDANNLCFLGAGAYEHFIPAAVWDVTSRGEFMTAYTPYQAEASQGTLQLIYEYQTMMARLTGMDVSNASMYDGASALIEAILMAVRSNRRNKSDHVIIPGSLHPLYRQVIDTLCPNFTFEVLPFDETTGQIDINTLPSTEFSVLVIAQPNFFGGLEQVDALTDWAHANNALVVGAVNPTSLALLKPPGEWGEQGADIACGEGQPLGVPLASGGPYFGLLTAKKALVRQMPGRIVGRTHDQNEKIGYTLTLQAREQHIRRAKATSNICTNQGLLVTAATIYMSLMGDEGLSAVASASHANTKQLVASLCELDGVSQRFDTPFFHEAVLQFEQPVPAILEKLADYHIQGGVWLGEYFPALENCLLVCATETKTPEMLAQYKMALKDCL, encoded by the coding sequence ATGCCTTTTATTCCCCATACGGAAGATGATGTGAACACAATGCTCAGCGCCATTGGTGTTGATAGCATTGAACAACTCTTTGAAGAAATTCCTGCGGCATTACGTTGCGATGATCTCAAAGAAATCCCTGATGGATTATCTGAAATGGCAATAAGCCAACAAATGTTTCAACGCGCCCGCCAAGATGCAAATAACCTTTGTTTTTTAGGGGCAGGGGCTTACGAACATTTTATTCCTGCCGCTGTATGGGATGTCACTTCACGTGGTGAATTCATGACAGCATATACACCGTATCAAGCGGAAGCGAGTCAAGGCACCCTACAATTAATTTACGAATACCAAACCATGATGGCCCGCTTAACCGGCATGGATGTGTCGAATGCATCGATGTACGATGGTGCCTCCGCATTAATTGAAGCCATCTTAATGGCTGTTCGCAGCAACCGCCGAAACAAAAGCGATCACGTCATCATCCCTGGCAGTTTGCATCCTTTATATCGCCAAGTCATCGACACCTTATGTCCGAACTTTACATTTGAAGTTTTACCTTTCGATGAAACGACGGGGCAAATCGATATAAACACATTACCAAGCACTGAATTTTCTGTGCTCGTGATTGCTCAACCCAATTTCTTTGGTGGCTTAGAACAAGTCGACGCACTCACCGACTGGGCCCATGCAAACAATGCCTTGGTCGTTGGTGCAGTTAATCCCACTAGCTTAGCATTACTCAAACCACCGGGTGAATGGGGTGAGCAGGGCGCCGATATCGCTTGCGGCGAAGGCCAACCACTAGGTGTGCCATTAGCGTCAGGCGGACCCTACTTTGGCTTATTAACAGCAAAGAAAGCCTTGGTGCGTCAAATGCCTGGTCGCATTGTTGGGCGAACACACGATCAAAACGAAAAAATCGGTTACACGCTAACATTACAAGCGCGCGAACAACACATTCGTCGTGCCAAAGCGACCTCAAATATTTGCACTAACCAAGGCTTGTTAGTCACTGCAGCAACCATTTACATGAGTTTAATGGGCGATGAGGGTTTAAGCGCTGTTGCCAGTGCATCGCACGCGAATACCAAACAATTAGTCGCATCCTTATGTGAATTAGATGGGGTGTCTCAACGATTTGATACGCCATTTTTTCATGAGGCGGTTTTGCAATTTGAGCAACCCGTCCCTGCAATATTAGAAAAATTAGCGGATTACCATATCCAAGGCGGTGTTTGGCTGGGTGAATATTTCCCCGCACTAGAAAATTGTTTATTGGTGTGTGCGACGGAAACCAAAACCCCAGAAATGTTGGCGCAGTATAAGATGGCTTTAAAGGATTGTTTATAG
- the gcvH gene encoding glycine cleavage system H protein: MSDIENDRRYTASHEWVKADPEGGFTVGITDHAQALLGELVFVELPEVGLNDRAGTDCAVVESVKAASDVYLPIEGEVTEINEALADSPDLVNKDPFHEGWLFRMQASSDVEFDSLMDAETYQNQIDSES; this comes from the coding sequence ATGAGTGATATAGAAAACGACCGTCGTTATACGGCTTCCCACGAATGGGTGAAAGCCGATCCAGAAGGCGGTTTTACGGTGGGTATTACCGATCATGCACAAGCACTATTGGGCGAGTTGGTTTTCGTTGAATTGCCGGAAGTCGGTTTAAATGATCGTGCTGGCACAGATTGTGCTGTCGTTGAATCCGTCAAAGCAGCATCCGATGTGTACTTGCCGATTGAAGGTGAAGTCACTGAAATCAACGAAGCATTAGCGGACAGTCCAGATTTAGTGAATAAAGACCCTTTCCACGAAGGTTGGTTATTCCGCATGCAAGCCAGCAGCGATGTAGAATTTGACAGCCTGATGGATGCTGAAACGTACCAGAACCAAATCGACAGTGAGAGTTAA
- the gcvT gene encoding aminomethyltransferase, with protein sequence MKKTCLFQQHIDAGGKMVSFADWEMPIHYGSLIEEHHAVRQAMGMFDVSHMCVVDIIGPEARPFLRYLLANDVDKLKKVGKALYTCMLNANGGIIDDMIVYRYTEQDYRIVVNAATAEKDVAWMQQHKQSFQVSLQVQTDFAIIAVQGPKAIDTVKQIVSDDVSESLTTLKPFNGVEHNNWWFARTGYTGEDGLEILLPQDEAAAFWQQLLDAGVKPCGLGSRDTLRLEAAMNLYGHDMDDTTSPLISGLAWTIAWEPDNRHFIGRELLQHEKDTGITQQLVGLILQDRGVLREGQRVITEHGDGVITSGTFSPTLQKSIALARIPTPMVANCQVEIRNKNLHAIVVTPPFVRKGQAVYKEEKSA encoded by the coding sequence ATGAAAAAAACCTGTCTTTTTCAACAGCATATCGATGCCGGTGGCAAGATGGTGTCGTTCGCGGATTGGGAAATGCCCATCCATTACGGCTCGCTCATTGAAGAACACCACGCCGTGCGCCAAGCCATGGGCATGTTCGATGTGTCACACATGTGTGTGGTCGATATCATCGGGCCCGAAGCGCGTCCTTTTTTACGTTACTTGCTGGCTAACGATGTCGATAAATTAAAAAAAGTGGGTAAAGCACTTTATACCTGCATGCTGAATGCCAACGGCGGCATCATCGATGACATGATTGTTTATCGTTACACCGAACAAGACTATCGCATTGTCGTCAATGCAGCGACCGCAGAAAAAGATGTTGCGTGGATGCAACAGCATAAACAATCGTTTCAAGTATCACTGCAAGTACAAACTGACTTTGCCATCATTGCGGTGCAAGGACCGAAAGCGATTGATACGGTTAAACAAATCGTATCGGATGATGTGTCTGAATCGCTTACCACACTCAAACCATTTAACGGCGTTGAGCATAACAATTGGTGGTTTGCTCGCACCGGTTACACGGGCGAAGATGGCCTAGAAATACTATTGCCACAGGATGAAGCTGCGGCATTCTGGCAACAATTACTGGATGCCGGCGTAAAACCTTGCGGGTTAGGTTCACGCGATACTTTACGCTTAGAAGCCGCCATGAATTTATATGGCCATGATATGGATGACACAACCTCCCCGTTAATCAGCGGCTTGGCATGGACCATCGCCTGGGAACCTGACAACCGTCACTTTATCGGCCGAGAATTATTGCAACATGAAAAAGACACGGGCATCACACAACAATTAGTCGGTTTGATTTTGCAAGACCGCGGTGTCTTGCGTGAAGGACAACGCGTAATCACCGAGCACGGAGACGGCGTCATCACCAGCGGGACTTTTTCACCAACCCTACAAAAATCCATTGCCTTGGCACGCATCCCCACCCCCATGGTGGCAAACTGCCAAGTTGAGATTCGCAACAAAAATTTACATGCTATCGTCGTGACTCCGCCATTTGTGCGCAAGGGTCAGGCTGTTTATAAAGAGGAGAAATCAGCATGA
- a CDS encoding ATPase, with product MNLKRHLTLPKKYSSILLGARGTGKSTLLENEFDLTHNVYINLLDPLEEARFALSPNELIDIVESMAEDEQFVIIDEVQKVPKLLDVVHLLLENKKSKKFFVLTGSSARKLKAKGVNLLAGRAFSYSLHPLSYLELGIFFNLEQALSWGMLPKLYTFDEESEKIKFLQTYAQTYLKEEIWAEHLLRKLDPFRKFLEVAAQTNGKLVSFANIARDVGVDDKTVKSYFQLLEDTLIGFHLEPFQHSFRKRLKEAPKFYFIDVGIARALARMLTMHPTPGTSYYGDLFEQFIVVECVKLATLYKSEYKFSYLQTGADLEVDLVIDRPGLPTLFIEIKSTTQVNPSQLSSLMQITKDFGECEAICFSQDPRRKQVDNITVYPWAEGVEHFFGQ from the coding sequence ATGAATCTAAAACGGCATCTAACGCTACCAAAAAAGTATAGCTCAATTCTCTTAGGCGCCAGGGGAACCGGCAAGAGCACCTTATTAGAAAACGAATTTGATCTGACCCACAACGTATATATCAACTTGTTAGATCCCCTGGAAGAAGCACGCTTTGCACTGAGCCCCAATGAATTAATCGATATCGTCGAGAGCATGGCGGAAGACGAACAGTTCGTGATTATTGATGAAGTACAGAAAGTACCGAAGTTATTAGATGTTGTGCATTTGCTTTTAGAAAATAAAAAATCAAAGAAATTTTTTGTATTAACCGGTTCAAGCGCACGAAAACTCAAAGCCAAAGGCGTTAACCTCTTAGCTGGGCGCGCATTTTCCTATAGCCTACATCCGTTAAGCTATTTAGAACTTGGAATTTTTTTCAACCTGGAACAGGCCTTATCTTGGGGTATGTTACCGAAACTTTATACCTTTGACGAAGAAAGTGAAAAAATAAAGTTCCTGCAAACCTATGCACAAACTTATTTGAAAGAAGAAATCTGGGCAGAGCATTTACTCAGGAAACTCGACCCCTTTAGAAAGTTCCTGGAAGTTGCAGCACAAACTAATGGGAAATTAGTGAGTTTTGCTAATATCGCCAGAGATGTTGGTGTTGACGATAAGACAGTAAAGAGCTATTTCCAATTACTAGAAGATACCTTAATTGGCTTTCACCTAGAGCCATTCCAACATTCTTTTCGTAAACGTCTAAAAGAAGCTCCTAAATTTTATTTCATTGATGTGGGTATCGCACGTGCATTAGCTAGAATGTTAACGATGCATCCAACCCCAGGAACGAGTTATTACGGTGATTTATTCGAACAATTTATTGTCGTTGAATGCGTGAAACTTGCAACACTTTACAAATCTGAATATAAATTCTCGTACTTGCAAACAGGTGCTGATCTCGAAGTCGATTTAGTCATTGATCGCCCTGGCTTACCGACTTTATTTATTGAGATTAAAAGCACAACACAAGTAAACCCTTCTCAGCTATCTAGCTTAATGCAGATCACGAAAGATTTTGGTGAGTGTGAAGCTATTTGCTTTTCACAAGATCCCAGGCGAAAACAAGTTGATAACATTACCGTTTATCCATGGGCAGAGGGTGTTGAGCATTTCTTTGGGCAATGA
- a CDS encoding transcriptional regulator, which produces MKKSDPTNTRLLSEAQEMLNDLQQAGLVDMTTMREFNALSLSETHELSPTRIKKIRRGAGVSQAVFAKIINVSVAAIKQWERGERKPSGAALKLLNLVEAKGLGVILI; this is translated from the coding sequence ATGAAAAAAAGTGATCCAACAAATACTCGGCTTTTAAGTGAGGCTCAAGAGATGTTGAATGATCTGCAGCAAGCAGGTTTGGTGGATATGACCACGATGAGAGAGTTTAATGCCTTGTCTCTTTCTGAAACCCATGAATTATCGCCGACCAGAATTAAAAAAATTCGTCGTGGTGCCGGTGTTAGCCAGGCGGTATTTGCTAAGATTATTAATGTTAGTGTTGCAGCGATAAAACAGTGGGAGCGTGGTGAGCGTAAGCCTAGTGGTGCAGCGTTAAAACTTCTTAACTTAGTTGAAGCCAAGGGCTTGGGTGTGATTCTAATTTAA
- the pgpA gene encoding phosphatidylglycerophosphatase A, with amino-acid sequence MDWSSLKRKLNAYITGAKANPIQFIATGFGSGLMPNAPGTWGTVAAIPLYLIMYHLPGWLYLLLVVAAFLVGVYLCDEAAKGLGVADDPRIVWDEFVGFWITMIGAPLDFSHLLLGFLLFRAFDILKPWPISYFDKNIPGGMGIMIDDVFAGVYALVFLQIIILFVPV; translated from the coding sequence ATGGACTGGTCATCACTCAAACGCAAATTAAACGCCTATATCACAGGCGCTAAAGCTAACCCCATTCAATTTATCGCAACCGGCTTTGGTAGCGGTCTCATGCCCAATGCACCCGGCACCTGGGGCACAGTGGCAGCAATTCCTTTATATCTTATTATGTATCACTTGCCAGGCTGGCTGTATTTATTACTCGTCGTTGCCGCATTCCTCGTCGGTGTTTACCTCTGCGACGAAGCCGCCAAGGGACTCGGTGTTGCCGATGATCCCCGCATTGTGTGGGATGAGTTTGTGGGATTTTGGATCACCATGATAGGTGCCCCCTTAGACTTCAGCCACTTGTTATTGGGTTTTTTATTATTCCGCGCCTTCGATATTTTAAAACCTTGGCCCATTAGTTACTTCGACAAAAATATCCCAGGTGGTATGGGGATTATGATCGACGATGTCTTTGCCGGCGTTTACGCACTGGTGTTTTTGCAAATCATTATTTTGTTTGTGCCGGTGTAG
- the nusB gene encoding N utilization substance protein B, giving the protein MTHKTRHNARRFAVQALYQWHMTAMDELDLMTQFLAGKSIQTADIDYFQKLTKGTLAKRAVIDEHIQTHIDRNFDTLHPIELACMRLGSYELLDCLDVPYKVVINEAVELAKEFGSQDGHKYVNSILDKIAGGVRATEVKSR; this is encoded by the coding sequence ATGACGCATAAAACTCGACACAATGCCCGCCGATTTGCAGTACAAGCCTTGTATCAGTGGCATATGACGGCCATGGATGAGCTTGACTTGATGACGCAGTTTTTAGCCGGGAAATCGATTCAAACAGCTGACATTGATTATTTTCAAAAACTCACCAAAGGCACATTAGCCAAACGTGCCGTTATTGATGAACACATACAAACGCACATCGATAGAAATTTTGATACATTGCATCCCATCGAGCTGGCTTGCATGCGCCTAGGTAGCTATGAATTGCTAGATTGCCTGGACGTCCCCTACAAAGTCGTCATCAACGAGGCCGTAGAATTAGCAAAAGAATTTGGCTCGCAGGACGGACATAAGTACGTAAACAGTATTCTCGATAAAATTGCGGGCGGTGTTCGCGCAACTGAAGTCAAGTCGCGTTAA
- the nrdR gene encoding transcriptional repressor NrdR gives MHCPFCSTDDTKVTDSRLVSDGSQVRRRRECAQCGERFTTYEVATLTMPRVIKRDGERVPFDEEKLRRGILRALEKRPVEMDTAEGVISRIMHKLYASGEREVASQKIGEYVMQALKELDKVAFVRFASVYRNFEDVDAFHQEIQKLQQEPKGTPHDA, from the coding sequence ATGCATTGTCCTTTTTGCAGTACCGACGATACCAAAGTAACAGACTCCCGCTTAGTCAGCGATGGCAGCCAAGTGCGCCGCCGCCGCGAGTGTGCACAATGTGGCGAGCGTTTTACAACCTACGAAGTGGCGACACTGACCATGCCTCGCGTCATTAAACGTGACGGGGAACGCGTCCCATTCGATGAAGAAAAATTACGCCGTGGTATTTTACGCGCCCTAGAAAAACGTCCCGTAGAAATGGATACGGCGGAAGGGGTCATCAGCCGCATCATGCATAAATTATATGCCTCAGGTGAACGCGAAGTAGCTTCTCAAAAGATCGGGGAATACGTGATGCAGGCGTTAAAAGAGCTAGATAAAGTAGCCTTTGTCCGTTTTGCTTCCGTGTATCGCAACTTCGAAGACGTTGATGCCTTTCACCAAGAGATTCAGAAATTACAACAAGAACCCAAGGGTACCCCTCATGACGCATAA
- the glyA gene encoding serine hydroxymethyltransferase, with amino-acid sequence MFDNNHNLNQSDPDIAAVLVKERARQEQGLELIASENHTSPAVMQAQGSVLTNKYAEGYPGKRYYGGCEHVDVAEKLAIERLKQLFGCDYANVQPHSGSQANMAAYFALLQPGDTILGMDLSNGGHLSHGSKVNFSGRLYNVFQYGLDPKTETIDYDHVRALALEHKPKLIITGFSAHSRVIDWQRFRDIADEVGAYMLADMAHVAGLIAAGLYPSPVGIADVVTSTTHKTLRGPRGGIILCKNKPELEKKFNSQIFPGIQGGPLMHVIAAKAVAFHEALQPEFKQYQQQVIDNARAMATVLQERGYRIVSGGTDNHMFVMDLTKQSLTGKAAEAALDQAGITVNKNTVPNDPQSPFVTSGLRLGTPAITTRGLKVKEVEIVANWIANILDDIQNADVIAATKQAVLDMCQRFPVYETTE; translated from the coding sequence ATGTTCGATAATAATCATAATTTAAATCAGTCTGATCCAGATATTGCCGCTGTTCTTGTAAAAGAACGCGCGCGCCAGGAGCAAGGCTTAGAATTGATTGCCTCTGAGAATCACACCAGCCCCGCTGTCATGCAAGCGCAAGGCTCTGTGCTCACCAATAAATATGCGGAAGGCTATCCAGGCAAACGTTATTACGGTGGCTGCGAGCATGTGGATGTTGCTGAAAAGCTCGCTATTGAGCGCCTGAAACAGTTATTTGGGTGTGACTATGCTAACGTGCAACCCCACTCGGGTTCTCAAGCAAATATGGCGGCGTACTTTGCACTCCTGCAGCCAGGCGACACCATCTTAGGCATGGATTTGTCTAATGGGGGCCATTTATCGCATGGTTCTAAAGTGAATTTCTCTGGGCGTTTATACAATGTATTTCAGTATGGCTTAGACCCAAAAACAGAAACCATTGATTACGACCATGTGCGCGCACTCGCCTTAGAGCACAAACCAAAATTGATTATCACTGGATTTTCTGCGCATTCTCGTGTCATTGATTGGCAACGATTCCGTGATATTGCTGATGAAGTGGGTGCATACATGCTCGCTGATATGGCACACGTTGCTGGCTTAATCGCAGCAGGTTTATATCCTTCACCCGTTGGTATTGCGGATGTCGTGACGAGTACGACACACAAAACCTTGCGTGGCCCACGAGGCGGCATCATTCTTTGTAAAAATAAACCTGAACTTGAGAAAAAATTTAATTCACAAATTTTTCCAGGGATACAAGGTGGTCCATTAATGCATGTGATTGCTGCCAAAGCGGTTGCCTTTCACGAAGCCTTACAACCTGAATTTAAGCAGTATCAGCAACAAGTCATCGATAATGCGCGTGCAATGGCAACGGTATTGCAGGAAAGAGGATATCGCATTGTTTCTGGCGGCACAGACAACCATATGTTTGTGATGGATCTCACTAAGCAATCACTCACGGGTAAAGCAGCAGAAGCAGCGTTAGATCAAGCAGGTATTACTGTCAATAAAAATACGGTACCCAATGACCCCCAATCACCCTTTGTCACTAGCGGTTTACGCTTAGGCACGCCCGCCATCACAACACGCGGCCTGAAAGTAAAAGAAGTAGAAATTGTTGCAAATTGGATTGCCAATATTTTAGATGACATCCAAAATGCAGATGTCATTGCCGCAACAAAACAAGCCGTGCTCGATATGTGTCAACGTTTTCCTGTATACGAAACCACGGAGTAA
- a CDS encoding MFS transporter, with protein MTDTPTHTRLQAWLVVFFASLLFYYEFMQLNMINSLSTPLMREFHLNAEQLSALSSMYFIANVLFLLPAGIMLDRFSTRKLILGAMTICTLSIFGFALSHSVILSGFFRFATGIGGAFCFLSCMRIASRWFPPHRMALVTGFVVTMAMLGGWTAQMPLTHLIHDMGWRDALLVDGVLGVLITVFMLFVLKDRPDNQADDTSHEVRQLQEIGLLNSVKLVLSNWQNWLGGLYTCFLNLPIFLLGALWGTHYLMQIDNLSAIQASSISGMIFVGATIGSPVMGWLSDKMRRRCLPMMIGAVLSLSLIFIIIYQEGLSYATLQVLFFALGFITSTQVISYPTVAEHNSPLLTGTAVSIVSMTTLAGGAIFQPFFGWLMDKAWSGKVIHGVPVYSVTDYRTALTILPIVFGLALIAAILLRETYCRSQTE; from the coding sequence ATGACCGATACCCCAACACATACCCGCCTACAGGCTTGGCTTGTGGTGTTTTTTGCGAGCTTATTGTTTTACTACGAATTCATGCAACTCAATATGATTAACTCCCTCAGCACACCACTGATGCGAGAATTTCATTTAAATGCAGAACAATTAAGTGCGCTCTCTTCCATGTACTTTATTGCCAATGTCCTGTTCCTATTACCTGCGGGCATTATGTTAGATCGCTTTTCAACACGAAAACTTATTTTAGGCGCAATGACCATTTGTACTTTAAGTATTTTCGGATTTGCGCTATCGCACTCCGTGATTCTTTCTGGCTTCTTCCGTTTCGCAACGGGTATCGGTGGTGCATTTTGTTTCTTAAGCTGTATGCGCATTGCATCACGTTGGTTTCCACCACACCGCATGGCCTTAGTCACAGGCTTCGTGGTCACCATGGCCATGCTTGGCGGATGGACTGCACAAATGCCATTAACGCATTTAATTCATGACATGGGTTGGCGCGATGCTTTATTGGTTGATGGTGTTTTAGGCGTTTTAATCACGGTATTTATGCTGTTTGTTTTAAAAGATCGCCCCGACAATCAAGCAGACGATACTTCTCATGAGGTCCGTCAATTACAAGAAATCGGCTTACTCAATAGTGTTAAGTTGGTATTAAGCAATTGGCAAAATTGGTTAGGCGGTTTATACACCTGCTTTTTAAACCTTCCTATCTTTTTGTTGGGTGCATTGTGGGGCACGCATTACCTCATGCAAATTGATAATCTCTCTGCAATTCAAGCGTCCAGTATTTCCGGCATGATTTTTGTTGGCGCGACGATTGGGTCACCAGTGATGGGCTGGCTGTCTGATAAAATGCGTCGACGCTGCCTACCCATGATGATAGGTGCCGTCTTATCACTATCGCTTATCTTTATCATTATCTACCAAGAAGGATTGTCTTACGCCACCTTGCAAGTACTATTCTTTGCCTTAGGTTTCATTACCAGCACGCAAGTGATCAGCTACCCCACGGTGGCAGAACACAATTCACCGTTATTGACAGGGACAGCTGTCAGTATCGTCTCAATGACAACGCTTGCGGGTGGTGCAATATTTCAGCCATTCTTCGGTTGGTTGATGGATAAAGCCTGGTCGGGCAAAGTCATCCACGGTGTTCCGGTCTATTCTGTCACAGACTATCGCACAGCCTTAACCATTTTGCCGATTGTCTTTGGTTTAGCCCTCATTGCTGCGATACTACTGAGAGAGACCTACTGTCGCAGCCAAACGGAGTGA